The region CGCCGACCGCAGAGCGAGCTGTTCCCGCGACAATCCCGTCTCCTCGCCGATCTCGGTGAGGGCGTGGTCCAGCGGGTCCGCGCCGAGGGGGAGGTAGCCCGCCACGACGTGCCAGCGGCCTGGCGCGCTATCCACCCGGGCGCTGCGCTTGAACAGGGCGAGCCGACCATCGCGCTCGAGGAAGCACGCGACGACGTCGGCCGCGGCGCCGTTGGTCTCGGACTGAAAATGTTGCCATTCGGAGCGCAGACGCCGGGCCGCGCGCTCTCCGGAATCGGAGGCGGGCGCCGGAGAGCCGGCGCGCCGCGCGTCGGCGGCCAGGCGCACGAGGTGGCCGGGCTCGTCGCGATCGGGAGGGAAGATCGATGCGCCATCGTCGCAGGCGTAGTAGAGGTACGGACCCCGCTCGGCGAACCAACGTCGGAGCGCCGGCCACCCGTCTGTGTCGTTGCGCTCCCGTCCATGCGCCAGAGTGTCGCGAAAGTCCGGCACATTGGGGATGAGGTGCAG is a window of Chloroflexota bacterium DNA encoding:
- a CDS encoding NUDIX domain-containing protein, which encodes MSGSDARCPFCDPDQIEPQTVTQTQHLSLLADLHPIADGHLLIVTRDHLPCVAALPIPYDSELEGLIAATRSFLADRYGPTTILEHGSVAQTVPHAHLHLIPNVPDFRDTLAHGRERNDTDGWPALRRWFAERGPYLYYACDDGASIFPPDRDEPGHLVRLAADARRAGSPAPASDSGERAARRLRSEWQHFQSETNGAAADVVACFLERDGRLALFKRSARVDSAPGRWHVVAGYLPLGADPLDHALTEIGEETGLSREQLALRSAGEAFVIPDAFRRIRWRVHPFLFRVLDGEPHLNWEHDELAWVEPRMIPAYRCMPWVGDVYESLDASARG